The window gaaattgtattaaaattagCAACATTTATCTTGTAATCTCCTTACATTATTGAGGActattcatttacatttttgttATTGTGAAGGATTGTTAAATACAATTACAATAAATCCAGATATTTTGGATAACACATTCaataacaataaaatcataaaaaatgcTTGAAGAACACAttcaactattttaattttattccatTGCGTTACAATTACATTGATAAACATTTACACTTCTCACTAGttctaaaatcttattttatcttaaacGTTTAACCATTTATTATCAGACATAGTACAGAGAAACCATTTTTCCATTCCATCTTCGGTATCATTGCAGCCTAGGGTTGTATCGATACAGCAAGAGTTCCTTCATTGCTTGGATGCAAGCTGAAGGATCGTCCACAGTTTGCATAATAGCACTGACGGAGCTTTATCCTGTTTACAGTAAAGGAGATATCATAAGTAAACTCCACAtgctaaaaaaaacataaattatatagatttgtttATAGATTTTGAAAGAAACCTAAAATTGGATTGAGCAGGCTGTCTCCTTCCAAGTCGTGATAAGATTTGATGGGTGTTTCTCTCATCTGtgaagaaaaaaagaacaaattAATCAAGCTAGCTAACGCAGGAAATGATTAAAATAGATGAACATAAATTCTGAAATAGATTTGAGATCGGCTGAATACCTCTTACACCCAAGCTCGAAGATCTATATAAACCATCGTAGACGTAAACTTCTTTAGAAGAAGTTACGCTTACATGGTACTTGGATCTTCGCCGCATAAcgaaatgaagagaagaaacTAGAGATATGAGAACTGGTTCATTCAAAAATGTTAGAGAACAGAACATAATAAATAGGAGAAGGAAGACTGCGGCGGCGGACAAAAcaagaaaacataaaattagGGTTGGGCCTTTCTTTTGAGCCCATGTGTATTTACGGCGGCGGCACAGAAAAAAATAGGGTTTTTGCTTTTGCTCtgtgttttttataaataaaacagagaatataaaatataattttaaccaatatttttttaatgttttacaATTATATCAATAGTTTGTTAAAAAATCAATACCAAAGTcaatcttataataaataaaaaaattatacttaatattaaatttgtccATCAAATTCTAAAATACATATCTTtcattcaacaaaaataaaaaatattttaaatttcaaagaCGAATAACaaacttttgtttttatcaaCAATTGGGATAAAACTGTACACTTTATTTATACTAgcataagaataaataaaattcacatttacaaagttgaataGACAATACTCATATCTTTGTCGTCGCCATCATCATTATTGTCGCCATCATTATTATTGTCGCCATCATTATTATcgttttcattgtcttcatcaTATTCATCTTACTTCTCTCATTCAACATAGACATCTCATATATTAGTAACCTCTTTATCTTAAGATCTTCGGTAGACCAACAGTACCGACATCTTTTAATTTCACTTTTGACAAACTGACAATCTCATCATATCATTAACCTCTTTATCTTAAGATCTTCGGTAgaccaacaatctcattcatatatttaaccactaatatttgttattttctaattagtctctcatattactaatctctcATCTTATCCCTTGCAAATCAACAACAAATCTCTTATCATTAACAAACTAATGTTACTagcctcttatccctcggtaaaCCAATCACAAATTTTAATCACACTTTAATATCTCTTATCCCTTTCCAAATTAATCAACCACCAAACTCAATCACACTTTTATACgcctcttatctctcgataaatcacatctcaatcacatatTTTTACAAGTCTCTTATTCTTGGCAAACCAATGTTATTGTCCTCTTATCCCTCTTACCAAGCCAACCacaaaatctcaattgacctcttaTTCATcagcaaaccacatctcaatctcAATGTTACCGGTCTCTTATCTATCAATAATCCAACCACCAATTTCACTAAACCTCTAATCTCATgactttagaaaataaatattatcggTATCTCTTATCcttataaattagaaataattcaatattgaaaacaaataagtaataacattattattaacaataaacacaaataataaatatgaaactcatagaatatataaaaagatataaaatttaaataaaataatataaaattatgtgatCATAGTTCTTTAAtacgtatcatttataatactattattcTGATGTTTTAggagattaattttaaaatattatctctaTAATCTATTGagtaatgtttattattttttagttttttttcatataatgatattgttgtttatttatatgattttttatttttggatattttttaaaaataaataaataaatatatataaaaatataaaaaaaaatgtgattctacaaaaaatagataaatttaagaattaatacAGTTCagttctttaaaaaattattaatattataaatacataaattagtataagaattattatttattagttacATAAATcatacaatttaatattttagaactaaatcacataatttttttttataccattaattttaaaatcaaacttattgagattaattattagatttttcaTCAGAATCTTTGCctgatatattatttgatattttaaattcaaattataatggtaatttaaagttatttgaaaagaataaCCAAGTCATGCATTTTGGGCTCTAAACTGTGAAAACGCTATTTCTATGAGTTATAGTGGCtggaataaaaagaaaattctgTACCtaaaccttaaaataaaataaaaaataaaaaacaatttgacGGCAGTTTCATTATTGCTATTTTTTCTTTTGCAAATATATcgcttttaaaaaataatcattcaattggtaaataaattgaagaattttaaatttcaaacaaatactCGTTACTAATTTAGAGGAATTTTAATGAgtattttattctctaatttatttattttgaaagagtttaatttactttttaaaatttaaaattatataaattatataatggAAATAAACACGACTGACcccatttcaaaatcaaatattttatatcttccagttaatattttttaaaatgttaattataaaataacaactTAGTAATATTTATAGGCAAatttgttatttgaaattgatttaatatttaccGAACGTTagattcttttattattattcccaaacgtctttcttcttcttcttcttcctcccaAATTtcgtttaaattcaaaaagcaTAATTGGGTTAAACCAGTAGTCTCTAATGGCGGATGGTTCAAAGCATGGTTCCACTaacggaggaggaggaggaggaggcaaTCTAGTAATAGAAATCAAGCACGGTTTCTATCTTTTAAGGGCGAAAAGAACTGCCGCCGCCTTCGCTTATggcttcatttttattttcatcgCCTTCACCGTTTTCCTAGGTTTCAATCCATCTACAAACTCATCATCGCCTTCGTCATGGTTCGACGATGATAACTTCTCCGATACATATTCTGATGACGACGACTCGTATAGATCTCCCTATTCCTCTATTTTCTCTAATTACTTTTCACCTAATTCTTCTAATTCCCAACATGAACAATATTACCATGATAATAACGATATTATCACTAGATCTGATCAGAACAATAGCAGAATTCAGTCGCCGGAGCCGATAAACCAGCCGgcaaataagaagaagaagaaggttaaTTCGGTACTGGAATCGTTGTTGGGATGTGATATGTTTGATGGAGAGTGGGTTAAAGATGAATCATATCCTCTTTATAAACCCGGTTCTTGTTCATTGATTGACGAACAATTCAACTGTTTCTTAAACGGTCGGCCGGATAATGGTTACCAGAAACTCAAATGGAAACCTAGAGGCTGCACTATTCCGAGGTACGTAATTCTATTAGCTATCTAGCCATGCATgcatatattgtttaattatttgaaaacctgGCTGGCGGGTACTTTAATGATAATATTGATCATATTAGGTTAAATGGTACACATATGTTGGAATTGTTGAGAGGAAAAAGACTGGTTTATGTTGGTGATTCTCTGAATAGAAATATGTGGGAATCTCTTGTCTGCACACTTAGAAGCTCTATAAAGAATCAAAAGAATGTGTATGAAGCTTATGGAAGATATCAATTCAGAACTGAAGCATCATATTCTTTTGTGTTCAAGGTAACAAAAATTAATGCATGAAATTAAACtttgatgtttttgtttttgtttatgatTCATTCATTAAGTTTAATTGGTTAGGATTATAACTGCACGGTTGAGTTCTTTGTTGCGCCATTTTTGGTACAAGAGTGGGAATTTTCAGAGAAAAATGGATCGAAAAAGGAAACACTTAGACTTGACATAATTGGAAGATCGGCTGATGGGTATAAGAGTGCGAATATCATAGTTTTTAACACTGGGCATTGGTGGACTCATGACAAGACCTCAAAAgggtatattttataaaattctcgagaaaataattaatttacttttttttttttactaaaataagtattttttttgttgttgttgttgcaggAAAGATTACTATCAAGAAGGAAGCCATGTTTATGGTGAATTAAATGTTCTTGAGGCATTCAGGAAAGCTCTGACCACTTGGGGAAGATGGGTTGATGCAAACGTTGATCCTAAAAAGACTCTTGTCTTTTTCAGAGGTTATTCGGAGTCTCATTTCAGGTAAAACTTCATTGAAATCTTTCTTTGGTTTTTTCTCCTTGaaattctaataatttattatttgattacaaGTTTGAACATAGTACCCATATTCCAACAGCAAACAGACTAAGTTTCGAGAAAATTTATGACTTAATTCATTAGTTTCTCCGTGATGgtgatttgatatttttataataagaaGCCAGCCatatttaggtttttttttttaacttttaccTAAAATCTAAAcatttcataatattaattttcaattaccaaatcaatcaatttaaaattttaattttaaaatacaaaataacattatagtaatttaactaattaacccaaatatttttttaccctttaaaatacaaaataacattatagaaaatttgatgtttgttttttttttttcttcattttttgtggtttttttaatttttattttctctcttgtGTGTTTgtcttattatttttcaatatacattaatcatttaaaaagaatccaaataatttatttttctataaacaAGATGTTTTTAGTAAATCCCATTATAAATCCTTTAGATAAACCACGTCAAACAAGTTCTTAATGATAGGATTTGGATTATTTGAGACTAATTATAAACAATTTACTCTCTATTACTTATAATcacatcatttaaatatcaaaaatactaaaatatcatatatatttataaaaatacatttatttattctatatttttattccaATAACAAGATAACTTAGATATTGAATAGCCAAacccaaatttgtatttaatcTTCAATAATTTACTATTTCAACAAAATTTTACTGGATTTTGAATAGTAGACACCAATTAAGGTTATTTGGAAAGAAGTGTATTTCTTTTGTTCATTAGTTATAACTCATACTCCTAATTTAACCCAATTTTGAATAGTAGACACCaattaagattatttgaaaataactgaATATGAAATTGTTGTGTGCATGCAGCGGTGGACAGTGGAATTCTGGGGGACAATGCAACAATGAAACGGAACCCATAAAAGAGAAGAGTTATCTAAGGGAATACCCAGAAAAGATGATTACTCTTGAAAGGGTACTTCGAGGAATGAAGTTCCCTGTATCGTATCTGAACATAACGAAGCTGACTGATTATCGTAAAGACGCTCATCCGTCGGTCTTCAGGAAGTTGAACTTAACCGAGGAAGAGAGAAAATCGCCTTTGATGGTCCAGGATTGTAGCCATTGGTGCCTTCCTGGTGTACCTGATGCTTGGAATGAGCTCCTCTATGCACAACTTTTGATCAGAAATCACCTACAAAAACCACATTCCTGATCATACAATTATTTCTCTTGATTTTTGTCTCCAGAATATAATGTAGATTGTTTATATTTACCGCGGTAAATAAAcaacattttttgttttgtttttctttatgaCAATATATTGGAATAGTTTGAAATCTCATTCATGTGTTTTGATGAAAGAATAAATAGCTTAATGAATCATGCTTATTTGAATTTGGAGCTTGCACATATATTtgcaataattgaaaattaattgatAACTATGCTGTATTTTTGTAAAACCCTTGGATTTGTTTCTACCATATGAAACTAGGAAACAAATAGAAACCTGATTTTAAATAGTTGTGAATTAATTGAGAATGATGAAATTTGTTGTAATTTTTATGTCAAAAATCAACTTTTTACAACACAGAAGAAGAATACCGATATCAATAATAGATGCACATATAATGGTTGAACTTTGAAAGCTGGTTAACAATCTTTGGATCTTGAGTATAATGAAAATGTGCATTTTGAATAATCTTATAATCCTCATCAACACTAAAATATGAACGGATAAATGGTAGGAAAAGAGTAATAGAAAATGGATTGCagaaatgatttaaatatatttttatcttattcacaaatataaataatttattaattaattacttatcatattaaaatttatatattaattatttcgtttttaactatttaaatttaatacagtatactattatttttattttattttaatattctatactaaaattttaaatataattagttttttattaattatttatctttgtaaaatttaatatattaattttaatttaaatatttttatttttataattaattttatttatttaaaaatacttaatacctttttcaattattattaaataatatatcaaaaagttactttaaataatattttatttgacattaaataattaatatatttctacctaaaaagttatataaataaatatttactagaattttattttagatcatgtgaatatatatatatatatatatatatatatatatatatatatatatatatatatatatatatatatatatatatatatatatatatatagttataatttactaaataaaagtgaataatttactctattataatattttaaatatttctaccAATAATTAATACAtgtgatataatttataattatattaatactttattttttttataaaactaaaatacaaaatattgtataaaatcatgttaaagttattgacataaataattgtgattgactttctatattaattttagtttaaatagctatatttaataattaaaattatattctaaaaGTTTACCCTGTTTTAACTTAAATTGTTATAGGTGGAATTAAAAACTTTGGTTTCTCTTTTCACTTAAATTATCTGGTATGGTTGAGTTTTCTATCTTATAATTAAGAGTTGTTTAATTGATCTTTTATTTGGTTGTTTTTACAtgtatttttcataattttgataagttttctaatataatgtagatgatcaattattatttttttttttttcgataTTATTACCTATTCTTGATCAAAGagaaatttaagaaatttaatgGTATGTAAGGCTTGGATATCCCTCTTTTCGAGATAGCTAGTTTTTAGCCTTGtggagagaaaaatatttttgtttttaaattttatttcaagatttttatgaataaatgattttttattaatcttatttaggAAGATTAAATGTGAtcatatcaatttttattttaaaaaataaagttgatcACATGTTTATAGAATCACCAATTGATTTTAAAGTGTATAAACACAAATTTTAGTTCGATATTTGGTTACACATAGGAAAAAAAACTGTTTTTACTCcataaaatattgattatttctttaaaaattgttttttattacatttattttatcaattatttttcaagttttaacatatattaattttcatgacatttaaaatattatttaaatgctACTATATTTAGGGgtgaaaaaaattatcaatataatatatcgaaaatatcaatttttaaggtataccgaaaaaaatgtaagttataGTAACGATACTAGAACCATCAATTTGGGTTAGGCCCGTTGGGCTGGCCCGCCCCGTCAAACAATTTAGACGGGTTAAGTTGAAATATTAGCAATCCATTTGGAAGTGGGCCTACACTGGCCAGCCCGCTCGGGTCGCGGGCCTAGGCGGGCTGAGCTAGGCTTGGGTTGGGTTGGCCGGGCAAAAAAAATCTAATCCGATTTATAGCCTTATAGGCATATGCCGCATAGCCCTAACTCGGGTGCTTACCAAGTATAGAAGTTCCACTCTTCTTGAAAATGTGCAAGCTCTTGTTTGTACTCGCAATTTGTTATATGGATATGatataagtaattttatttataaatttttaattatgttcttGACTTATTTGTGACGTGTGATttcatatattagtttattttgatttgaatttttaactaCCTTCATTTTTATGTATTTCACATGTAGATAAAAATCAAGAAGTCAACGTGATAGTTACATCTGTCCAAACAAGGATCAAATGATGTAGAGGATGTTGATAAAGACATTGAAGAGAAATGTGATGAAAGAGAAGGATTTGATATTGATTATATCTTGattgatgatatttaaataatgttgactttactgaaatttttattttatgaaatttttaaattttagttattttgttgAACTATTTGGTCAATTAATGTGTAACGATAGACAAAACTCTTATTTAGTGTGTATTATGACTAGTTGATCATGTTCTTGAACTCTTATTTTTTagaactattaatgatttttatttatttttatttgtagtgagaCAACCCGCAGATTGGCTCGCCTAACCCGCAACCCACCTTAGGTTGGGTTGGGATTTTCAGCCTGTCGGGATGGTGGGTCGCCCTTTCGTCGACCcgtcattaattttatatatatataatttttattttattatttcttcatCACtaaagttgatatatatatatatataatttttattttattttgatcttattcacaaaataaataaataatttattaattaattacttatcattttaaaatttattatattaatttcaatttgattattttgtttttaactatttaaatttattatactattattaattttatattttaatcttctatacaaaaatataaaatataattagttttcaTTATTTACTTatccttttaaaatttattatattaatttaaatttaaatattttccttttaataattaaaattatatatttgttaatatttaatatctttttcaattattattaaataatatgtaaaaaggttactctaaataatattttatttcacattaaataattaatattatttctacataaaaagttatataaaaaaatatttactagaatttatttgagattatgtgaatatatatttattatatatattatattagtattttatttatttttaagctaaaatataaaatattgaataaaataatgttaaagtTATTGACTTAAATAAGTGTGATTGACtttgtatattaatttaatttaatttaaataatttaattttaattattaaaattatattttaaaatatacttgatatatatatacatattctgtaaataaatatcaaattacacACTCTAATTCTATTTGTGATCATTTTTTAAGTTTCATGTCTCCTACCTTTATAgtcattcttttattttaacataaatggTTCTATATggaaataagataaaaaaaaattatctgttgatttttgtattttataataaagaatcttttacttatttttcGTTTGATCGTATTTTACATGTTATGATTTGTAtgaatgttttaatatttcagtatatCATGGGTTTGGTAGAAGTCAAACACAAATACAACCGGCATGAGTTCAAATATGTTACTTGATCAAGAGTCCTCTTCAAATACCCAATTTATACTTTGAAGGTCGAAGAATGTTTGATTCTTGAATGACCCATGATCAGACAAgccctttcaagaaaaacttTAGGTGTTAATTTGGTGTTTTGTTCAaagtatcaattttttttaatgtcttAGTTTGTTCAAATTTATAGTTTAGTTTCTAAAAAAAACCATTCAAATGCAATGTGATTAGATTTTGGTACAAGTGATAGCTCTTCATGTTTTTATTCAAGTTGATGATGAAATCGAGTTTGATTTTAGGCATTTGATCAATGAATATgtttataatgataaatttaaaagtgcATAAACAGTTTACAATGGAAGAAAAGATTGATTGAGATATTGTGATTTTGATGAATACTTGGCAAGAAGTGTCAAACATTAATTTCTAAAACCTATTTAAAGCAAATAGAGATTTTGTAATTTGATAATGagaacttaatatatattttataattactaataattgaatttcaaatcacaagtcgttgtagtatagtggtaagtATTCCCGCCTGTCACGCGGGTGACCCGGGTTCGATCCCCGGCAACGgcgttattttatttttaatgcaGTCCCAAGAATGATCTGCAAGTGGCCGGGCATGTGTTCTTTCAGTTCTAGGTAACTTCCCATATGATATGTCTATCCattctttaataattttatatttagttatcAAACACCTTTTAGATCAGTGAAGCAACTGAgcatacatatatatagttattttacAAGCTTATATGTATATTCTAAGTTTGTTACTCAAGTGTGTAGACAATAAAGATGTGGGAACAATGATTATCTGTGTTAATGTCATCTGATGAAGAAAACACTACATATAAAAAAGCTTTggaatagataaaaaaaaaagtaaaatccAGATTAGGGAGATGTACAAATTATCaatgtttgatttgaatttgattataCATGTGTTTTCTTCTGAATCCTACTTCAATTGAGCTATTATCATTGGCAATGTAGTAAATAGTAATGAGTCATCAATGCAATTTAGAGAAAGAGACAATATTGGATTGACAATAACTACATCCATTAGATCAGTTTCAAACACCAACATTAAAGCTACATCTATTTAAATAGctatatctatttaaatatcCGTACTTATCATTAAAATGATAAAGCTACATTTTTTAGACCTTGTTCGGAACGAGGTTATTTAAAATCCCAAACCGAACATGGTTTCAATTGGGTTATGAAATGAGATGTTGGAGAAAATATGTTGTTTGATTTTTCATTGAAGAATGTAACtccaacaaataattttaaaaatgagacAAAAAATTATGGAGGAATAATGGTTGAACTACCCAAAAAACATGATTGTCTAAGTGGATGATTAATatcatttgatataaaaatattttctttgtttctCATCAATTTTTGTGCAAAGAGATCGCAATTTTGGATCGAGATTATTTCGACCTTGTTGGATTTGTTTACTCGATTTTTTCTCCATCATCGatcattattatgaaattaaaatgagtTCATCCTTAGAGTCAccgaaaaaaaatgtttgataatatcagttaaattattttttctttgtaaaTTTATCGTATTTAAcatctaaaattaaattatttttttaaaaatgtaatttgtattatttgaaaattaattattttgaaattgtaactctttatttaaattaacaagaattgtttttttttaaactaaaattatctgaattttatttaatatatatatatatatatatatatatatatattttaagtaaggTGGTTCGGTACGGTATAACCTAACTTTTTATTCATACTTTATACATTACGTTGATTTTGGTAtactttgtttttaatataccttaatttcggtaccatatatatatttgatacctaaaaaatatattatcttaaacaaaataaaaaaaaataattcaactaaGAATAAATCAAAAATCATACCTACCACATTCTTTCGAATAGAAACATTGAACATCGGTTGTGCATCATGTAATAAGCTCATAAACTATTTTCCTTCGACAACTTTAAATGACACTTCATCAAGGATCACGTACTCAGTCAAttttatttcacatattttCTAGTTAAAAGTTTGTGGAACGAAAACACTTTCTTGTCTTATCGTCTCATTCGTCAatatagtttgatttttatCAGTTCTACCGACTCTATTTGTTTCATAGGGTGGACtcaagttatatatttttaataagtgaTTTTTCAACCCACTAATACTTCTAGAAACGGTTGGAATCTTAACTTTACATACTTGCATACCCCGATTGATTGTATTCTTTCATCAACCAactattttgtattattttcataatgtTCTCAAAATATACTCTTACTATATTTAGGAGTTACAGGGAGTTTTGTTTTGTAAGttgttcttattttcttttgagttgttttttttatttgagatgaatttgataatatattaaacttcAATAGgtctattttgaaaaaaaatcaaataatttatagtgaaataaaattagttttatatcttataaaatagaatatttatatattaaattatattacaatataattatattttgatttataattatataactaaattaagatcaaatttatttatttt is drawn from Impatiens glandulifera chromosome 3, dImpGla2.1, whole genome shotgun sequence and contains these coding sequences:
- the LOC124929739 gene encoding protein trichome birefringence-like 1; this translates as MADGSKHGSTNGGGGGGGNLVIEIKHGFYLLRAKRTAAAFAYGFIFIFIAFTVFLGFNPSTNSSSPSSWFDDDNFSDTYSDDDDSYRSPYSSIFSNYFSPNSSNSQHEQYYHDNNDIITRSDQNNSRIQSPEPINQPANKKKKKVNSVLESLLGCDMFDGEWVKDESYPLYKPGSCSLIDEQFNCFLNGRPDNGYQKLKWKPRGCTIPRLNGTHMLELLRGKRLVYVGDSLNRNMWESLVCTLRSSIKNQKNVYEAYGRYQFRTEASYSFVFKDYNCTVEFFVAPFLVQEWEFSEKNGSKKETLRLDIIGRSADGYKSANIIVFNTGHWWTHDKTSKGKDYYQEGSHVYGELNVLEAFRKALTTWGRWVDANVDPKKTLVFFRGYSESHFSGGQWNSGGQCNNETEPIKEKSYLREYPEKMITLERVLRGMKFPVSYLNITKLTDYRKDAHPSVFRKLNLTEEERKSPLMVQDCSHWCLPGVPDAWNELLYAQLLIRNHLQKPHS